ACAAAGGGAATCACGTGGGATTATCTGAGGGGATTCCAATAAAAAGTTTTATGCTACCAATGCCAAGTTAACAAACTCGATACGTAAAATCAAAATAGTTGATTGACATCTTTTCTTGTGTCGTATTAGTATATATTGTAGTTTATTTTCTTTAGAGTAAAACagagattagtttttttttttggaacactaaACAGAGATTAGTTTTATAAGTAGAAAATTTGGTCGCTATAGTACAGACTTAATGAAAGGTTTATATAGATCAACCTCATTTAATTAAAAGATGTGCTCTacgtttaaaagaaaaacatgaacGTAGAAGCGGGCTCTCTACAAGAATTCTTCGACATTGTTGCTGATAACTCTGCAACAATGgactagttttattttttaaaaaagaaggGAGACGACAGcaagaatattttcaatttacGATGCTTgtgtaatttttatatagaatattttgtACTCTCTTACCAAAGAgtttatatctttattttcacATTTGCGATAACATCGATAACACCGAATTCGGAATATCGATGGAAAATCCAAGTTagcattttataaattttaatttgaatataaaCCTATCTGCTCTATGATTTTAAACGTGGTGTTAAACTTTGAAATAATCTGGAATTAGATAAAAAGAAGTTTTGAGTTATACAACTTTAACATAATCTAAAGGCCCATTTATAAAGACCCAAATAACAAAACTGGAGTTAGCCCATACCAGATTATTTCGTAATCGGGTTTAGGGTTCTCAGTGGCTCAGGTTATAGTGTATGTTCTCAagcagctctctctctctctctctctctctctctctctctctctcacctaaCTCGCTAAAGCAGCAGCCAGCTACAATGGCGGTTACCTTTTCAGATCTACACACAGAGCAGGGTCTCAAATCCGTGGAGGAGCACCTCGTCGGAAAAACCTACATCTCCGGGTAACTTTCTCACtttctcactttttttttgcaatacGATTCGTAACCTTTCGATCTCCGCTTGAACTCTAAACAGAGCTTTGATTTTTTGGCAGAGATAAATTGTCTGTAGATGATGTGAAGGTATACGCTGCCGTTGTTGAGAAACCAAGCGAGAGTTTCCCTAATGCTAGCAAGTGGTACGACTGTGTTGCCTCCCACCTTGCTAAAAGGTTCGTAACTTTTGATATCATCAATCTAATAAGGTTTCGTTTATTATCGATGTTCCAAGTACTTAATAAGTTTTGAAATTGTTGCAGTTTCCCTGGTAAAGCCGTAGGAGTTTCAATCGGTGGCTCTGCTGCTGCTCCTGCCCAAGCTGAGGTAATCGAGAGATAGTATTGAAGAAATGCTTTGATATGTTGATCATTATAGTTTTGAAGAATGTTAATGATATGTTGTTCGTTATAGTATTGAGAATGCTTTGATATGTTGATAGTTATAATTCTATGCCAGGGATCAATCGAGTTGTGTTTGGTTAGAGGAAACGTTTTGTGTGatttagcttctttttttttcgtgAAATTGTAAAACAGGCACCTGCAGTAGCTGcagctgatgatgatgatgacatggATCTGTTTGGTGACGAGACAGAGGAGGAAAAGAAAGCTGCAGAGGAGAGGGAGGCTGCTAAGAAGGACACCAAGAAGCCCAAAGAGAGTAAGCCATAGTCTTGAAAGAACTGCTTTTAGTATATTTCTGCTGCAAATGATGAATACTACTAGCATGTGTCTTTTGCTTTTATGGAAACAAATGTGTTGAGTTCTCTTTTTTGTATTTCGAAACTTTTGTTAGGTGGAAAGTCATCTGTGCTCATGGAAGTCAAGCCATGGGATGATGAGACCGACATGAAGAAACTTGAGGAGTGTGTTCGTGCTGTTGAGATGCCTGGTCTTCTATGGGGAGCTTGTACGTATAATACAATTTTCATCTTTCTATTTGTAAGCTTTGAACTATTTGTGTCAGCCAGTTTTCTAATCGAGTATTTTTCTTCTGTTTGAATTGGTTTGCAGCAAAACTGGTTCCAGTTGGTTACGGGATCAAGAAGCTCACGATCATGCTCACAATCGTTGATGACCTCGTGTCCCCAGACAACCTCATTGAAGACTATCTCACCTCTGAACCTAACAACGAGTACATCCAGAGTGTTGACATCGTCGCATTCAACAAGATCTAGAGACTTTAGATCTCTCCTTGCCAAAAAAGATATTTGATTTCCTTCcaagttttgtttctttttgtgttATTTGCTTTGGGATGTTTATTTTCTAGTTGCAAGACCTCTTACATGTTGCAATGAAACATAAACTATCAATGCCTTAGTATTCCTTTACCATTACTGTTAAGCTCGTGATAAAAATTCTCTTCCTTCCTTAAGCATCACGTATACTGCGGCTTACGGGGAGGGTGTAATGTATAAGAATTTACAAGTACACTATAGAAAAGCATTGCAACTGAAAGAAAAAGTGATCATTGGGTGTAATGTATCCTTCTATCCTAGGGAGTAGGGATCATTGAGTGATACCCCTCCAGTCCAGAGCCTAGTTCATAGATGGTGTTGACTATTCACTTCACCAACCAGCAAACCTGTCACAATAAAAAATCCATTACTTTGCGACTGAAGAaacttatttaattaatttcttatcAGTTTCATTTTTAACTGTGATTATCATATCTTAATTTGCAGTAAGAAAGtaattatgttttaattaaccaaaaatatacaagGAAGACTCTGAAGCAACAAGCGGGTTGATAATGTCGTCTACTACCCGTTCTCAAAATCAACAAAACCCCCACCCCCAAGCGAAACTTCTCTTCCTCTCACCGTCGCGAAGAGATGGATTTCCAGGTTGTCATTCTCGCCGGCGGCTTCTCCAGTAACCTCGTCCCCTTAGTCTCCAAGGTCCTTCTCTCTCATCACCTGCAAAACAGTCATCATTCTCTGTAGCTAATTTTCCCTTTTCCTGTCGTCCAGGAAGTCCCTAAGGCGCTGCTCCCCGTAGCAAACCGTCCTGTGTTATCTTACGTTATCGATCTGCTCGAGAGTAGTAATCTCAATGATCTCATCGTCGTACGGCCTTTCTTCACACAATTGCTTATGTTGGATTGATCattttaaaatcgattttagTGTTGAGAGCTTAGATTTTTTGCTTCTCGTTTCTGGAATTAGGTTGTTGAAGGAGAAGACGCCGCTCTGAAAGTTGGTGGATGGATATCTTCTGCTTGTGTTGATCGTTTACATGTTGAGGTATTCTCATTGGGATAGTTATATTTCATTAGAAATTGAGCTTATTGCCTCTTATAGCTCAAATGCAATTCAACACTAGTGCTTCACATAGAATAATCAAAGATGTGATAGCTATGGACtactgctttttttttttttaacttgaagCTTTTGTGCACTGGGAAGTTTTTACTTGTTGTTCTTACTTCTTAGAACTTCCAACTTTTAGGTTAGATGCAAGTACAGTAACACTAGTAAGAACCGTCTTGAGTTTTCAGTTTGATTAGAGCCATAGTGTCTCCATTGGTTAACAGCTCTTCTCACTGTGAAAGGCTTTTCGCCATTTTTTTTACTTGTACTGAGGTTATGGATTATTATTATCTTACTTTAGGTTGCTGCCGTTGCTGAGAATGTTGGGACTGCTGGAGCTCTCAGGGCTATTGCACACCACTTAACTGCCAAAGACATTTTGGTAGCTTCACTCGAGCTGTCTCTTAGCTTATATGCTTTGTGTTACTTTAGAGCTTCTAGCTAACTGGTAGTTTTCATTGGACGCAGATTGTAAGTGGAGACATTGTTTCTGATATTTCTCCCGGTGCTGTTGCTGCAACTCATAGAAGGCATGATGCGGCAGTAACTGCTATGCTTTGTGCTGAACCAGTCAGTGGACCAGCCGAATCAGGGAGCGCTGGTGGGATAGATAAAACCAAGAAACCTGCTTGCTATGATATCATAGGGCTTGATTCCTCGAAACAGTTCTTGTTATACATAGCCACAGGTCCTACTCTGAATACTCCCTTTTTTGTTTCTTAGAGACAAGAAAATGCTTGAACCTGTTGTTGGTTTATCTTTTGGGCTGTGACAGGCGCTGAGATTAAGAAAGATACCCGATTAAAAAAGAGCATTCTCTGTGCGTCCGGAAAGGTAATGCTCTCTAATGACCTACAGTGCAGTTTGTCTTCTGAATGTATGATGACTCACATATTAAATAAACCCTAGTACAGTTTCTTATTATTCTGTCATTTTGAATCTAGATGGAAATTCGATCAGATCTCATGGACTCACATATATATGCTTTTAAGAGGTTGGTCAGATCTTTGTTCctgctaacaattttgttttacCAGTAGGAACTCAATATGCTCTTTTGTCTTACAGATCAGTCCTGCAGAAAGTTTTGGATCAAAAACCTACTTTTCGATGCCTGAAACAGGATGTACTCCCATATCTTGTTCGTACGCAGCTGGTTAGTTGGATAAGGTCCTTGCAGATGAGATAACAAAGATTATACTAATCATTCGATCACCATTTTGATCTTTTGTTTGTGGTTTCTCTCCTTGTGTATCAGAGATCAGATGTCTTCTCTGATGAAAAAGTTGTAGAAGAAAATGGGAATGGACATGGAAAGAATAATACGCAAAACAACGATGTGGTTTTGTCTCAAATTCTCTCCAACGCATCTTTGCCAACCTTTCATCAGGTTTATGAATCAGACCTGGATAGCCGAAAACCCCACAAATGCTGTGTTTATATAGCGGATGAAAGTAAGTATTGCGTCCGCCTGAATAGCATTCAAGCCTTCATGGACGTAAATAGAGATGTAAGTTAATTTTCTCTGAAATGTGACCACTCATGAATTCTTTCTTTGGTGTATTTTTTCTTCAGTTGACATCTAGAGCTCTGCAATTATTCAAACATGTGCAGGTTATTGGTGATGCTAACCACCTATCTGGATACTCCTTTTCTGCTCATCACAACATTGTCCACCCATCAGCTGAGCTTGGATCGAAAACCACTGTAAGTCCCGAATATCAATGCATTTGTTTTGAGTTGTGAGCATCCATTAACGTTTTGTGGATTGTAGGTCGGACCTCATTGTATGCTTGGAGAAGGCTCTCAAGTCGGTGATAAATGCAGTGTCAAAAGATCTGTAATTGGGAGACATTGCCGCATAGGCTCCAATGTGAAGGTAACGAAAGAGCTTTTATTCACCCCAGCCAAATAAAGTTGGTGTACATCTCCAACGAAGTTGTACTTTAACTGCTTGTATGTGTGTGTGGTGCAGGTGGTTAACTCAGTTGTGATGGACCATGCCACAATAGGAGACGGTTGTTCAATACAAGGCTCAGTCATTTGCAGCACTGCGCAGCTTCAAGAGCGTGTTGCTCTGAGAGACTGCCAGGTACGTTGCTCTTGCTCCCTTCTCCCAAATAATACACAAGTACGCAGTGTACTTGTATGGATTCCGCAATATGAacatcaaaaaaattgttttataggTGGAAGCAGGGTATGTAGTTTTTGCTGGGGGTGAGCACAAAGGAGAGACTTTCGCCAGAAAATGAAAAGAGCGGTAGAGAGAATTGAGAAGTCCCTCGCCAAGGTTTTGTTGAGATTTTAGTAGTTTGAGGATTTTTTTATTGCTATGTTTTGCTGATATGATTTGATCGTTTGCTGCTATTCCATTTGATATTAACGCTTTACATAAGCTCAAACCCGATTAAGTAATATATGATCATTGTATATCtgacaaattaaaaaaatagagttcCAATGCCGAGATCAGAAGCATTCAGTACATCAGTCACTAAGACATCATTATCTAGTGATGGGACTGACATGGACACTTGCCTAACAAAGTTTTCAACAGTGAAATACGGTAGCTGCTTCTAAACCGCTCCACCTACTTGGATGTGTAATACAAAAACTGAGTGTCTCCACCGCTTCAGCCTCCAAACTTTATCGCTCGTCAACCTTCGAACTCTTATGCTACAGAAAGAAGAGTTTGATTATAGTGAcgaccaaaataaaatttgttacgGGAACACTACTAGCCTACTTCAGCTTTGCGAACAAGACAGAGATGCCTACATAAAGCCATTACCTTGCTCTTTTTGTGTCTCTGAGCGTCATCAATATCTTCATTCCCATTGTGCTTCCTTTTCTGAAAGTTAAAAGTGAAAttctataagttttttttttagaaatcaaATACAAAGATGGACATCAACAAGAGTAGACGGTTCTCTTACCTTATCATGGTGCCCActtctttccttctttttatCGCGATCCTTGTCTTTATCCTTATCTTTGCTCCTATCTTTATGTCTGTGCTTGTGCTTCTTGTGTTCCCTATCTTTATCCTTGTTCCTATCCTTGTGTTTTTTGTGCTTCCTGTCCCTATCTTTTGACTCGCTTTTTGATTTTGACGCAATGGTAAGAGCACCCTTCTCTGCCTGTAACAAGAAACAGGAGATATCATATTCCCATTTTCTAATTCAGTTTCAGTATCAGCACTCAGGTGAAAGATACAAACTCTAAACCCATATATATGTATAGAGAGAGCGAAGATTCTCACAGGAGGCAATTCAACAGGAGATGTATCATTGATCTCAAAAGCCTCTTTAAGTTCATCCAGAACAAAAGGTTGGATGCGAGCGTTTCCATCTCGGTTATGCGACCCATTAGGAATAAGCTGATCCAGCTGCATTCCTTCTCCCTTTCTAATATCTGTGTCCCCCACCACATTGTGAAGGTAGTGAGCATCTGAAAGTGACTCGGGAAGTGATCTCTTGCAAAAGAAGTCATGGTGTGGCAGGAGCTTGTATTGAGTTATAAGATCACGTGCACCACCCAGTTCTCTTGGACCTGCATCTCATTGACCAattaaaacaaactaaacatCCGAGAATCGCTGAAAATTAAGCAGAAATATTGTTATAACAATGAGAGGAAAAGAAGATTAAACGCAAAGGTAAAAACCAAAAATGTACCTCCAAACTTGGCGCTTTCTGATTCCATATCTtgatttcacaaaaaaaaaacagctatACCATGATTAACTGCAGTTCAAAGCAAACAAAAGTGAGGATGTTTGAATATAAACAAGAGGAAACGTAGCACTAAACAAGTATTATCTGcttaatttaaaagaaaaagttaaatataaaaaaatcaataattcaaAGCAATTAAGCTATCTTGATGTGAGTAATCCCTAAACAGAAGCTCATGAGGATTGAGAAAATTGGAATCTGATAACCAAAAGAAGCTGAAGCTTAACATGATTCACACAGAGCTCAAGAGAGAAAGAGCAAAAGAAAAGATTGAGCCACTCACTGCCTTACACGTTTCACAAGGCTGATAAGATCTCTCGAATCGCAACCTTCACCCTAGAGCCCAGGAAAAACCTCTTATCAgctaaactatatatataaaaaaccgGGTAGGGTAAGCTTATTGGACTTCGATTTCCCGCGTGAATTTGATTTGAGAGAAAGATTGAATTTTTTAGGGTTTGTAAATCGTCGACAATGGAGGTCACAGAATCGcgatttcttctttctctttttgcCCAAAGATGCTTTCTGATCATCTGACTTGGATATTTTAAAGGATTCCGCGTGGGCCTCACGCGCCTCGCGATGATGCGTTGAATATTCCTTGTGTTTTATTAGATTCACATCACCAATGTACTAGTCGTATCCGGAATAAACCGAACCGGGAAATTCTCAGTTATCGATTTCAATAAATGCTTTGTAGTCAGTAAAACGATGCGGCCATTTTCTGTTTTTACATATCTAAGCTATGGTTAAGTAGTGTGACCAAATTAGCTGTGAATTTTTAGTGACAAATTAATGTATGACCATTTCCCCAATTTTCTCTCTGCTACATACATTATTTAGTTTGGGCCAGTTTGTTTAGAGACGTGA
The sequence above is drawn from the Raphanus sativus cultivar WK10039 chromosome 7, ASM80110v3, whole genome shotgun sequence genome and encodes:
- the LOC108814682 gene encoding elongation factor 1-beta 2, whose amino-acid sequence is MFSSSSLSLSLSLSLSLSPNSLKQQPATMAVTFSDLHTEQGLKSVEEHLVGKTYISGDKLSVDDVKVYAAVVEKPSESFPNASKWYDCVASHLAKSFPGKAVGVSIGGSAAAPAQAEAPAVAAADDDDDMDLFGDETEEEKKAAEEREAAKKDTKKPKESGKSSVLMEVKPWDDETDMKKLEECVRAVEMPGLLWGASKLVPVGYGIKKLTIMLTIVDDLVSPDNLIEDYLTSEPNNEYIQSVDIVAFNKI
- the LOC108814231 gene encoding uncharacterized protein LOC108814231; amino-acid sequence: MDFQVVILAGGFSSNLVPLVSKEVPKALLPVANRPVLSYVIDLLESSNLNDLIVVVEGEDAALKVGGWISSACVDRLHVEVAAVAENVGTAGALRAIAHHLTAKDILIVSGDIVSDISPGAVAATHRRHDAAVTAMLCAEPVSGPAESGSAGGIDKTKKPACYDIIGLDSSKQFLLYIATGAEIKKDTRLKKSILCASGKMEIRSDLMDSHIYAFKRSVLQKVLDQKPTFRCLKQDVLPYLVRTQLRSDVFSDEKVVEENGNGHGKNNTQNNDVVLSQILSNASLPTFHQVYESDLDSRKPHKCCVYIADESKYCVRLNSIQAFMDVNRDVIGDANHLSGYSFSAHHNIVHPSAELGSKTTVGPHCMLGEGSQVGDKCSVKRSVIGRHCRIGSNVKVVNSVVMDHATIGDGCSIQGSVICSTAQLQERVALRDCQVEAGYVVFAGGEHKGETFARK
- the LOC108814232 gene encoding probable mediator of RNA polymerase II transcription subunit 19b, whose amino-acid sequence is MESESAKFGGPRELGGARDLITQYKLLPHHDFFCKRSLPESLSDAHYLHNVVGDTDIRKGEGMQLDQLIPNGSHNRDGNARIQPFVLDELKEAFEINDTSPVELPPAEKGALTIASKSKSESKDRDRKHKKHKDRNKDKDREHKKHKHRHKDRSKDKDKDKDRDKKKERSGHHDKKRKHNGNEDIDDAQRHKKSKHKSSKVDER